Below is a window of Halomonas sp. Bachu 37 DNA.
TCTTCTTCAAGAAGTTCAGCAAGGTGCGCTTGTCTTCCTCGGACACCGCATCACCTTCAGAGGCATGCTTGAGTCCGGCTTCTTTCATCTGTTCCAGCAGGCGGGGCACATCGCGGCCCACCTTCGCTGCAAAATCTTTAACTGTCATATCTGACATCTCGACCCTCCTCAGCCCGTGACCTGTTTACTGTGTGTTCGATTCCGACGCGGCGTCGTCCTCGAACCAGGGCGCACGGGCAGTCATGATCAGTGCCGCTGCGCGCGCTTCGTCCAACTCCTCGATGTCGACCAGATCATCGACAGACTGTTCGGCAAGATCTTCCATGGTGACAATGCCGCGGCTGGCCAGGATAAAGGCCAGGTGCCGCTCCATGCCGTCCATTTCCAGTAAATCTTCTGCCGGTTGGGCGCCGTCGAGTGCTTCTTCAGAGGCAATCGCCATCGTCAGCAACTCATCCTTGGCCCGTGAACGTAGCTCTTCAACCAAGTCTTCGTCGAACTCCTCGATTTCAAGCATCTCTTCCAATGGTACGTAGGCAACTTCTTCCAGCGTGGTAAACCCTTCCTCCACCAGCAGACGAGCTATGTCGTCTTCGATATCCAATTGCTGGATGAAGGCGTCCACCAGGCTGTCGATTTCCTGCTCCCGCTTGTCTTCCGCCTCGCTTTCGGTCATGACGTTGATCCGCCACCCGGTCAGCTCGGAGGCCAGGCGCACGTTCTGACCACTGCGACCGATCGCCTGGGCCAGGTTGTCCTCGGCGACGGCGACGTCCATGGCATGGGCATCCTCGTCCACCAGGATGGAGCCGACATCCGCCGGGGCCATCGCATTGATGACCAACTGGGCCGGATTGTCGTCCCACAGCACGATATCCACTCGCTCGTTCTGCAGCTCTGTGGAAACCGCCTGTACCCGGGAGCCGCGCATACCCACACACGCCCCTACGGGGTCGATACGCCGATCGTTGGTCTTGACCGCGATCTTGGCGCGCGAACCGGGATCCCGTGCCGCGCCCTTGATTTCGATCAGTTGTTCGGCAATTTCCGGAACCTCGATCTTGAACAGCTCGATGATCAGCTCCGGGCAAGTCCGCGACAGCAGCAATTGGGCGCCGCGCGCTTCCGGGTCGACCTTGACCAGCAGCGCCCGCACCCGCTCGTTCATGCGGTAGCGTTCGCCATGGATCATTTCCTGACGCGGCAAGAAAGCTTCGGCGTTATCACCCAGGTCGATGATCAAGCCATCGCGGGTGGTCTTCTTGACGATGCCTGCGACCAGCTCGCCTTCGCGATCGGCGTATTGGCGAACCACTTCGGCCCGCTCGGCCTCGCGCACTTTCTGCACGATGACCTGTTTGGCGGTCTGGGCGGCAATACGTCCGAAAGCGGCGTTTTCTATCTTTTTCTCGACCACATCACCGAGCTTCAGCGGCGGATCGCGCTGCTCGGCGATGGACTCCTTGATTTCGTAATCGGGAGTTTCGAATTCGTCATCCTCCACCACCGTCCAGTAGCGGAAGGTATCGTAGTCGCCGGTACGGCGGTCGATATGAACGCGTACATTGGCTTCTTCATTTTCGAACCGCTTGCGTGACGCGCTAGCCAACGCCGCCTCGACAGCTGCAAAAATGACATCTCGCGGGACGCCTTTTTCATTGGAGATCGCGTCAACGACCATTAATATTTCTTTACTCATGCGTTTGCCTCGCCAGAAAACCTGTCCTTAAGTGCATCAGCCCGGCAGCCTGCCGGCGGCGTTGCCATTTCGACATCAATCGAATTGCGGCACGATATGCGCCTGGTCAATGCTTTCAATGGGAAAACAGTACTCTTCGCCTTCGAACTGCAGTAATACCTCGTCCCCTTCGACACCGGCCAACAATCCCTGAAACTTCCTGCGGCCATCGAAAGGGACACGCAGCTTCAGCGCAATATGATGACCTTGAAAGCGGGCGTATTGATCCAGCGTGTACAGGGGACGAGCCATGCCCGGCGAAGATACCTCGAGCCGATACTCACCGGCGATGGGGTCTTCCACATCCAGCACGGCACTGATCTGACGACTGACATCGGCGCAATCCTCCACGCTGATACCACTGTCACGCTCAATGTAGATTACCAGTCGAGAGTGCTTGCCCTGGGACAGATGGTCGATGCCCCACAGCTCAAACCCCATGGCGGCAACGACAGGCTCGATCAGCGCATGAAGCGCCGCGTGTTTAATGGCCACAGTCAAAGCTCCTACAGCCGTTGCATCAGGCACCTGGCCAGGAGTAGACAGAAAAGCTAGGTGGCTGATTGGCGTTACCGGAAAAGCGTCACCGGCGCATGCCGACGGATATCCGCTGACGAAACGATTTGCTAACAAAAAGCCCCTTCACAGGAAGGGGCTTTTTACAAGAAACCTGTTATACCACTTCCAAGCCACCGCATGTCACGTTCTGACATGCTGCTTCGAAGATGGTAGCGGGGGCTGGATTTGAACCAACGACCTTCGGGTTATGAGCCCGACGAGCTACCAGACTGCTCCACCCCGCATCAATCTAGGTCGACGATTATAGAGATACTTAACATTTTCGTCAAGATATTCCTTTCGTCGCCTCAGGTGCCAATCCTGAATCTCTAAGGCGTGCCATCGGCTCTCGCGTCGATCCTGCCATGAGTGCTGGATCTTCGTTGCATCCGATTTCACGTAATAGATGGTGCCGAAGGCGGGACTTGAACCCGCACGACCATACGGTCACTACCCCCTCAAGATAGCGTGTCTACCAATTCCACCACTTCGGCATCAGGGGAGGCCGAGCAAAGCTTAATTACCACTTTCCTCGAGCACTGGCGCGGTATTATCCACACTTGCGCCATCGTCGTCAAGCGCTGGCAAGCCCTGTTGTTGCTCGATCAGACGCGAATCGGGAATGCCCGCTTCCGGCGCCTGCCCCGCCTGGGTGGCGAAGTAGGCCAGTGCCATCGAGGTGACAAAGAATGCCGCTGCAAGAATGGCAGTAAAGCGCGCCAGGAAGCTTCCACTTCCACGCGAACCAAAGACGGTCTGGGATGCACCACCCCCGAAGGCCGCTCCAGCTTCTGCGCCCTTGCCCTGCTGAAGCAGGATCAGGACAACGAGGGCGATCGCGATGACCACATGACTCATGAGAATTGCAACTTGCATGGAATTATCCTGCTGACTGACAAATGGCGTAAAAGTCTTCGGCCTTGAGCGAGGCTCCCCCCACCAGACCGCCGTCGATATCCGGCTGAGCCAAAAGCTCCGCCGCATTGCTTGCATTCATGCTGCCGCCGTAGAGCAAGCGCAACTGTTGCGCAAGCTCGCTATTATAACCGGCCTGGTAGTCGCGGATTCCCGCCATTACCGCCTGGGCCTGCTCCGGTGTTGCGGTACGCCCGGTACCGATCGCCCATACCGGTTCGTAGGCAATGGCCAGCTGAGTACGCTGCTGCGGCTCCAGAGGCGCCATGGCACGACTCACCTGGCGCAGCACGACCTCCATGGTGCGCCCCGCATCGCGCTCTTCCAGCGTTTCGCCTACGCACAGAATCGGCTGGAGACCGACGCTAAGCGCCGCCAGCAAGCGATCATACACGTCTTCGTCTCGCTCCCGGTACAGCTGCCGGCGCTCGGAGTGTCCGATCAACACGTAGCTGACGCCGAACTCCTTGAGCATGCGTCCACTGACCTCGCCGGTATGCGCCCCGGAATGCAGCGGGTTCAACGTCTGGGCACCGAGCTTTATCGGCGTCGACGCCAATGACCGGGACGCCGCCTCCAGATAGGGAAACGGCGGATGAAGCACGATTTCCAAAGGAGTCGGTAGTTGTGCATCGGCAAACAGGCGGCCAAAGGCTTCAAGCAGCTCAGCTGAACCGTTCATTTTCCAGTTGCCGGCAATCAGGGGCGTACGCATCAACTGTCCTCGTTCAAGGTGGGGCGAAATGGTATAGGAGCAGCCTTGTCAAGACAACCGCTGGTTATCGCGCCGACTTGACTAGTCAAGCAGCGCCTGGACATCTTGTGCCAGGCGCTGGGCCAAGGCATCGACATCCAGGTGCGCGCGCCCCTCGACCATGACGCGAATCAACGGCTCGGTGCCCGAGGGGCGCAACAGCACCCGCCCCTGATCACCCAGCTCGCTTTCCAGAACGGCTACGGCCTGCTGCAACGAGGCATCCTCCATCACCGCTGCGGGTCGAGCGCCGGGCGCCAGACGCACATTCACCAACGCCTGGGGGACTTTTTCCAGACCGGCGAGCAGACGTGGCAACGGCTTGTTTTCGCGCACCATGATTGCCACGACCTGCAGTGCCGACACGATACCGTCGCCTGTGGTCTGTACATGTCCGCAGACTATGTGTCCCGACGGCTCGCCGCCCAGGTGCCAGCCGTTGGCTGCCATGCGCTCTACCACGAAACGATCGCCGACCCTGGCGCGCTCGAAGGGAATGCCCATCTTTTCCAGGGCCATGGCCAGGCCAAAGTTGGACATCAGGGTTCCTACCACACCACCGTCGAGTGAACCACGTGCCAGACGATCCTTGGCCACCAGGTAGAGGATGTCATCGCCATCGATCTCACGGCCATCGGCATCCACCATCAGCACCCGATCACCA
It encodes the following:
- the tpiA gene encoding triose-phosphate isomerase; translation: MRTPLIAGNWKMNGSAELLEAFGRLFADAQLPTPLEIVLHPPFPYLEAASRSLASTPIKLGAQTLNPLHSGAHTGEVSGRMLKEFGVSYVLIGHSERRQLYRERDEDVYDRLLAALSVGLQPILCVGETLEERDAGRTMEVVLRQVSRAMAPLEPQQRTQLAIAYEPVWAIGTGRTATPEQAQAVMAGIRDYQAGYNSELAQQLRLLYGGSMNASNAAELLAQPDIDGGLVGGASLKAEDFYAICQSAG
- the secG gene encoding preprotein translocase subunit SecG, with the protein product MQVAILMSHVVIAIALVVLILLQQGKGAEAGAAFGGGASQTVFGSRGSGSFLARFTAILAAAFFVTSMALAYFATQAGQAPEAGIPDSRLIEQQQGLPALDDDGASVDNTAPVLEESGN
- the rimP gene encoding ribosome maturation factor RimP, coding for MAIKHAALHALIEPVVAAMGFELWGIDHLSQGKHSRLVIYIERDSGISVEDCADVSRQISAVLDVEDPIAGEYRLEVSSPGMARPLYTLDQYARFQGHHIALKLRVPFDGRRKFQGLLAGVEGDEVLLQFEGEEYCFPIESIDQAHIVPQFD
- the nusA gene encoding transcription termination factor NusA, whose amino-acid sequence is MSKEILMVVDAISNEKGVPRDVIFAAVEAALASASRKRFENEEANVRVHIDRRTGDYDTFRYWTVVEDDEFETPDYEIKESIAEQRDPPLKLGDVVEKKIENAAFGRIAAQTAKQVIVQKVREAERAEVVRQYADREGELVAGIVKKTTRDGLIIDLGDNAEAFLPRQEMIHGERYRMNERVRALLVKVDPEARGAQLLLSRTCPELIIELFKIEVPEIAEQLIEIKGAARDPGSRAKIAVKTNDRRIDPVGACVGMRGSRVQAVSTELQNERVDIVLWDDNPAQLVINAMAPADVGSILVDEDAHAMDVAVAEDNLAQAIGRSGQNVRLASELTGWRINVMTESEAEDKREQEIDSLVDAFIQQLDIEDDIARLLVEEGFTTLEEVAYVPLEEMLEIEEFDEDLVEELRSRAKDELLTMAIASEEALDGAQPAEDLLEMDGMERHLAFILASRGIVTMEDLAEQSVDDLVDIEELDEARAAALIMTARAPWFEDDAASESNTQ